CTTTCAGCGGGTCAACCACGTTGCCAAGGGATTTGGACTGCTTTCGCCCCTGTTCGTCAACCACAAAACCGTGCGTCAGCACCGCCCGGTAAGGCGGCTGACCGGTGACGGCCACAGAAGTGGAAAGAGAAGAGTTAAACCAGCCGCGGTGCTGGTCGCTGCCTTCCAGGTAAAGATCCGCCGGCCAGCACAGATCCGGCCAGACGGACTGTTCGTCAAGCACGCCCATGTGACTGGTGCCGGAGTCAAACCAGACGTCCATAATGTCAGTTTCCTTGGTAAAGTCCGTTGAACCGCACTGCGCGCATTTCGTGCCCGGCGGCAGCAGGTCCCCGGCCTCCCGGGCAAACCAGATGTCAGAACCATGTTCCCGGAAAAGCGCCTGGAGGTGGCTGATGGTTTCGTCGTTAATCAAATCTTTACCGCAGCTATTACAATAAAAAATCGGAATCGGCACTCCCCAGGTGCGCTGGCGTGAAATACACCAGTCGCTCCTATTGGCTACCATATTGTAGATCCGTTCTTCACCCCACTCGGGAATCCAGCGCACCTTCCGGATATCGGCGAGCGCTTCCTGGCGAAAGCCGTCAATTGAAGCGAACCATTGCTCGGTGGCGCGGAAAAGCACCGGCTTTTTACAGCGCCAGCAATGCGGGTAGGAGTGCCGGAAGGTGGCATATTTCAGCAAATGACCGCGCCGCTCCAGTTCTTCCAGCACGGCTTTGTTGCCGTCAAGGTAGAACTGCCCGGCGAAAATGCCGGCTTCATCAGTAAAATGTCCTTTGCCGTCGACGGGCGACAACACAGGCAGGTTGTATTGCTTGCCAACTTCATAGTCTTCCATGCCGTGGCCGGGAGCGATGTGGACACAGCCCGTACCCTGCTCCAGAGTAACAAGATCGCCCAGAATCAACAGTGAAGTTCTGTCTACGAAAGGGTGGGCGCATTCCACTCTTTCCAAATCCGAGCCCTTGAATTCTTTCACTACACCGGCATTCTCCGCGCCGATGATTTCCAGGAAACTATCCTTTAATTCTTTCGCCACCACATATTTATCTTCGTTCACCTTGACCATTACGTACTCAAAGTCAGGGTGGAGACATATCGCCACATTAGCCGGCAGGGTCCAGGGGGTAGTGGTCCAGATCACCACATAAGTATTCTCTTCCGGTAAAACACCTTTGCCGTCTTTTACAGGAAATCTTACATAGATGGAAGCTGACTCATCGTCGCCGTACTCCACCTCAGCTTCTGCCAGAGCGGTTTCACAGGCGGCGCACCAGTATACCGGCTTTAATCCTTTATAAATATATCCTTTTTTAGCCATTTCCCCGAAAACACCGATCTGGCGGGCTTCAAAGTTTGGCATCAGAGTAAGGTAAGGTTTGTCCCATTCGCCGCGCACTCCCAGCCTGATAAACTCATCCCGCTGGATATCTACAAACTTCAAGGCAAAATCTTTACACTTCTTTCTAAACTCCACAGAATCGATATTGTGACGTTTCAGACCGAAAGCCTTGATAGCCTCCTGTTCGATTGGCAGGCCGTGAGTATCCCAGCCGGGTACAAATGGAGCGTCATGCCCGGTCATGGAATGGAACTTTACCACGATATCCTTCAGCACTTTATTGAGGACGTGGCCGAGGTGAATGTGTCCGTTGGCGTATGGCGGGCCGTCATGCAGGATAAACTTCGGCCGGCCGCTGTTTTTTTTCTGAACCTGATGATAGATATCGATCTCATCCCAAAACTTTAAAAACTCCAGTTCCCTTTCAGCCAGGTTAGCCCGCATCGGAAAGTCGGTCTTGGGTAGATTTAAGGTCTTGCTGTAGTCCATTTTTCACACCTCTCTAATATTCAACATGAGACTCATTAACAAAAGCAAATGCATCTTCTTCTAAAACATCAAAAACCCGCCCCCAAAGGGACGGGTTGTTATACCCGCGGTACCACCCTACTACCAACCTGCTCCAACGCTTCAAAAGCGTAAACCGGCCGGCTACCTTCACCGCCATCTAACGGTGGCGAACCGTCCGCGCTTAATCCCTTGTTCCATCGTGGTTTCAGCCGGCGCCTCCCGGGTGATTTTCAACGGCCGCCCGTGCCCGGCTCCCACCTGACCCAGGCTCTCTTAACGGATATCTGCCGCTTACTCTTCCCGTTCACAGGAAATATTGATATTCCAACACGAAATATTATATAGAAAAGCGCCTGAGCAGTCAACTTCCTTTTCACAAACTGCCTGGTATCGCGAAAGCTTCCCATCAATATGTACTCAACAAACCGTAGCGCCGCATAGCGTTCAACTATACTCTGATTTCGAGTTATATTCCTACCGGAGACGCGTACAAAAGTATATGGAAGGCACATTATAACAACGGTATTTTTTTCTTGACTTGCAATGCAAGTTGCCCTAATATAAAACAAGTTGAAAAAATAGAAATAATTTTAACAATAACGAAGGGGTGACTGCTTTGTTCAACAGTGTCAAATCAAAGATTCTAGCTTTACTGCTATTGGCAGTGGTAACGCTGGTTGTCACCAATGTTATTGCCCTGGTTACCGCCAGAAATAACCAG
This sequence is a window from Pelotomaculum isophthalicicum JI. Protein-coding genes within it:
- the ileS gene encoding isoleucine--tRNA ligase, with translation MDYSKTLNLPKTDFPMRANLAERELEFLKFWDEIDIYHQVQKKNSGRPKFILHDGPPYANGHIHLGHVLNKVLKDIVVKFHSMTGHDAPFVPGWDTHGLPIEQEAIKAFGLKRHNIDSVEFRKKCKDFALKFVDIQRDEFIRLGVRGEWDKPYLTLMPNFEARQIGVFGEMAKKGYIYKGLKPVYWCAACETALAEAEVEYGDDESASIYVRFPVKDGKGVLPEENTYVVIWTTTPWTLPANVAICLHPDFEYVMVKVNEDKYVVAKELKDSFLEIIGAENAGVVKEFKGSDLERVECAHPFVDRTSLLILGDLVTLEQGTGCVHIAPGHGMEDYEVGKQYNLPVLSPVDGKGHFTDEAGIFAGQFYLDGNKAVLEELERRGHLLKYATFRHSYPHCWRCKKPVLFRATEQWFASIDGFRQEALADIRKVRWIPEWGEERIYNMVANRSDWCISRQRTWGVPIPIFYCNSCGKDLINDETISHLQALFREHGSDIWFAREAGDLLPPGTKCAQCGSTDFTKETDIMDVWFDSGTSHMGVLDEQSVWPDLCWPADLYLEGSDQHRGWFNSSLSTSVAVTGQPPYRAVLTHGFVVDEQGRKQSKSLGNVVDPLKVIKQMGADILRLWVSSADYRSDLAASPNILKQITEAYRKMRNTCRFLLGNLYDFDPAKDTVKYEQLPEIDRWALLKLQKLIRRVIAGYQNYEYHVVHHAIHGFCAVDMSALYLDMIKDRLYTAPAGSAERRAAQTVLYEILTVLVRLLVPVLAFTSEEIWRYVPGDKGGAVSVQLTDMPEVKEEYMDDDLDQKWERLLAVRGEVTKALEVARRDKVIGNSLEASVNLYADDELFSFLEPELLELPIIFIVSGVALNRLNEAPENAKRPENLPELAISIQPAGGQKCERCWMYHEGVGEDADHPTICPRCAEVVKSNDSVVSSL